ACGGCTTTCTCACGGCGGCGTTGATGGGCGCCGGTCTGATGCTGCTTCCGCGCCGCCCCGTTGTCGCGGGAATCGTGCTTGGCGCATTGGTGGTGAAGCCCCATCTGGCCGTGCTGCTCCCGCTCGCCTTCGCGCTTCGCGGTGAGTGGCGTGCATTTGTGGCGATGGGCGCGTCCGCAGCCGCGCTCTGCCTCATCAGCCTGATCGCGCTTGGGCAGGATGCCTGGTCAGGCTTTCTGGGCGGCGGACAACTAGCACGAACGACACTGGAAACCGGGCTCGTTTCCCACGCAAAAATGGTCAGCATCTTCGCCGCCGCGCGTGTCGTCGGCTTGTCGACGTTGTCGAGCTATCTTGTTCATGCGGCGGGCGCTGTGGCTGCGGTTGCGCTCATCTGGCGGGCAGCGCGGCTGCGGCTGCTGGCACGCGATCAGAATGCGTTGCTGGTGGCGGCGACGCTGGCCGCGTCACCCTTTCTGCTGGACTATGACCTAACCCTGTTGGCGTGGCCGCTGGCATGGCTGGCGGTACGGGGGCGCGACGAGCGGTTCCTGCCATATGAGAAGGCGGCGATGCTCACCATCTTCGTCGCCCCCCTGATCCTGCGGCCGCTGGCGAGCGCGGCGGCGGTGCCGCTCGCGCCCGTCATGACCCTTGGGTTACTGGCGCTATGCTGGCGCCGTGCGGTGCTTACAGCATCGCCATACCGCCATTCACGTGCAGCGTCTGGCCGGTGATATAGCCCGCCTCGCGGCTGGCGAGATAGACCACGGCCGCGCCGATATCCTCGCCGGTGCCAAGATCGCCGGCCGGGATGCGACCTAGAAGCGCGGACTTCTGTGCTTCGGGCAAAACGTCGGTCATCGCCGAACGGATGAAGCCCGGCGCCACGCAGTTCACGGTGATGCCGCGGCTGGCCAGTTCCTGCGCCATCGCCTTGGACATGCCGACCAGCCCAGCCTTTGACGCGGCATAATTCGCCTGCCCCGGATTGCCGGTGGCGCCCACCACCGAGGTGATCGAGACGATCCGGCCGAACCGCGCCTTCATCATGGGGCGCGCCGCCGCACGGGCGAGGCGGAATGCCGCCTCAAGATTGACGCGGATCACCTGATCCCATTCGTCATCCTTCATCCGCATCAGCAGGTTGTCGCGCGTGACGCCGGCGTTGTTGACGAGAATATCCAGCTTGCCGCCCAGCGCCTCTACCGCCTGCGGCACCAGCGCATCCACGGCTGCACCGTCGGACAGGTTGCACGCCAGCGCGACATGATCGCCGCCCAGCTCGGCGCGAAACGCCTCCAGCTTATCGGCGTTCGAGCCGGAAAGCGCCAGACGCGCGCCCTGCCCCGCCAGCGCCTTTGCGATGGCCGATCCGATTCCGCCCGATGCGCCGGTCACCAGCGCCGTCATGCCTGTAAGGTCGAACATGCTTAAATCTCCTCAGAGCGCGTTCAACAGCGCTTCGATATCGTCCATGCCAATGATGCTGGCCGTCGTCGCGTCGGGCGCAATGCGCTTGACCATCGGCGACAGCACCTTGCCGCCAAGCTCGACGAAGTGGGCAACGCCCGCCTCATGCATCGCCAGCACCGATTCGCGCCAGCGGACCATGCCCGTCACCTGTTCGACCAGCAGCGCGCGGATGACGACCGGGTCGGCAACCGGCGCGGCGGTGACATTGGCATAGACGGGGACCAGCGGCGCCTGGACCGGGGCGGCACCCAGCGCCTGCTCCATCACATCGGCGGCGGGCTGCATCAGCGGGCAGTGAAACGGGGCCGACACGGGGAGCAGTACCGCGCGCTTGGCTCCATGGTCCTTTGCAATTGCCACCGCGCGCTCGATCGCCCCGCGCGCGCCCGAAATCACGACCTGCGACGGGTCATTGTCGTTGGCGATGGTGCAGACGTCGCCCTCGGCGGCGGCATCGGCGATTGCCTGCGCCTTCTCGCGGTCGGCACCCAGCAGCGCGGCCATCGCGCCCTCACCCACCGGCACGGCCGCCTGCATCGCCTGCCCGCGCCGCTTCAGCAGCCGCGCGGTCGTCGCCAGGTCCAGCGCGCCCGCTGCACACAGCGCGGTATATTCGCCCAGCGAGTGACCTGCGACGAAATCGGCCTTGTCGGAAAGCGTCACGCCGCCTTCCTTTTCCAGCACGCGCAGCACTGCGATGGCATTTGCCATGATTGCCGGCTGGGCATTTTCGGTCAGCGTCAGGTCGCTTTCCGGCCCTTCGGTCATCAGGCGGAACAGGTTCTGGCCCAGCGCCTCATCGACTTCGCCAAAAACCTCGCGGGCATAGGGGCTGGCCTCGGCCAGAGCGCGGCCCATGCCGACTGCCTGGCTACCCTGACCGGGAAAGATGAACGCGCGCATTGGATCGCTCCTGAGACGTGGAAGCGCCCGCGCCTACGCCCGAACGGCGAAACCTTTCAAGTCCCGGCGGGGCTGCGACAATCTGTGACCCTTTTGTTCACATCCCGCGATAGGGTTGCGACAGGTGGGCGCCAGATTGTCTTCATCGCCGGAACAGTCCGGCAAGAATTTGAACGAGGAGACGAACGATGAAGAAGCTGATGCTCGCCGCCGTCGCCGCATCCATGGTTGCGGCGCCCACGATCGCCAGCGCCGCGCCGCAGGGTTATCGCGTGGTCAAGGAGCGGCCCAACCGCACCGTGATCGTCGATCGGGGCCGCGGCTATCGCGAACGGACGGTGATCCGCCATAACAATGCCCGCCAGTGGGCGCGCGGCCAGCGGTTCGACCGTCGCTATGCCAACAACTATCGCCAGATCGACTATCGCGCTTACCGCAATCGCGGTGTCTATGCCCCGCCCCGCGGCTATCAGTGGGTGCAGTCGGGCAACGATGCGGTGCTGGTCGCCCTGGCATCTGGCCTGATCGGCGCGGTCATCGGCGGGGCAATCCGCTAATCGGCCGCCGGGGGCAAGGGAACGGCCTTCCCACTTGCCTTTCGGGCCGAAATCCGTAAGAGCCACCTGCATCCGGGGTGGAAGGGTTCGCCTTTCCGCCCCGGATTACATTGCACGGACGACAGCCGGAGGGGCCATGCGATGGGCGCATGGGTCAGCGATCGGCCAAGACAGGAACGAAGACATGGCTCTTTACGAGCACGTCTTCCTCGCCCGCCAGGATCTGGCACAGGCGCAGGTGGACGCGTTGGCGGAAAACGCCACGAAGATCGTCGAATCGATGGAAGGCAAGGTCGTCAAGACCGAGACCTGGGGCCTTCGCAGCCTCGCCTATCGCATCGCGAAGAACCGCAAAGCGCATTATGTGATGCTGGAGATCGACGCACCCGGTGAGGTCGTTGCCGAGCTGGAGCGCCAGACCCAAATCAACGAAGACGTCATCCGCTACATGACCGTCCGCGTCGACGCGCATGAAGCCGGCCCGACCGTCATGATGCGCAAGGGCGACCGTGAGCGTCGCCGTGACCGCGACGATCGTGGCGACCGCGGCGATCGTGGTGACCGCGGCCCCCGCCGCGAGCGTGAGGAAGGGGAGAACAACTAATGGCACGCCCGTTTTTCCGCCGCCGCAAGAGCTGCCCCTTCTCGGCCAAGGACGCTCCGCGCATCGACTATAAGGATGTGCGTCTGCTCCAGGGTTTCGTGTCCGAGCGCGGCAAGATCGTGCCGAGCCGCATCACGTCGGTGAGCGCCAAGAAGCAGCGCGAGCTGGCCCAGGCCATCAAGCGCGCCCGTCATCTGGGCCTGCTGCCCTACGTCGTGAAGTAAGGAGCGGATCCCATGGAAATCATTCTGCTGGAGCGCGTCGAAAAGCTTGGCCGCATCGGTGACGTGGTCACGGTGAAGGACGGGTTCGCCCGCAACTTCCTGCTGCCGCGCAAGAAGGCTCTTCGCGCCAATGACGCGAACCGCCGCGTGTTCGAAGCCAATCGTGAGCGTCTGGAGGCCGATAATGCCGCCCGCCGCACCGAGGCCGAGGGCGAGGCAAAGTCGCTGGATGGCGTGACGGTCACCCTGATCCGTCAGGCTTCGAACGTCGGCCAGCTCTATGGCTCGGTCGCGGTTCGCGATCTGGTCGAGGCGCTGGAAAGCGAAGGTCACAAGGTGACCAAGTCGCAGGTCATTCTGGACAAGCCGATCAAGTCGATCGGTCTGCACGAAGTCCGCGTCGCGCTGCACCCCGAAGTGTCGGTGACCGTCAAGGTCAACGTCGCTCGCTCGCCTGAAGAGGCCGAGATGCAGGCGCAGGGCGTCGACGTGATGGCCGCGATGTTCGAGAAGGAAGAAAGCGGCTTCGTCGAAGAACGCGATCCCAACCTCGAAGCTGGCGAAATCGTCCGCGAAGAAGAAGCCACCGAAGAGCCGGAAGCCTAAGCTTCCGACCCTTTGCGGGTATGAAAAAGGGGCTGACCGGGTGACCGGCCAGCCCCTTTTGCTTGGGAACTCAGAAGTGATCGCCGGTCGGTCAGGGAACCGCCACGCACGCACTGATGACCGCGGCGAGCGGGATCAACGACAGGATCACGGGAACAACCTTGCTCATCTCAACGCCTTCGAAAAACCGTACATCGCAATAATGCGCGAATGCGGCGAAGGTTTCCGTGCGATGAACCGCGCCCGCCTCAGTACGGCTCGACACCCGCCGCGCGTAGATGCTGATCGAGCCTGCCGAAAAGCCAGAGAAAGAACATGCGATAGTCGCTGACCAGTGACCACAGCGGATGGCTGAACGTCGCGGGCCGGTTTCGCTCGACCCGGAAATGGGCGAACCAGGCAAAGCCATATCCCGCCAGCGGAACCATCGCCCACCACCAGCCCCCGGCCAGTACCGCGACGACGGCAAAGACAAAGGTTAGCGCCGTCCCGACATAATGAAGTCGCCGCGTCCGCGCGCGCGCATGTTCGCGCAGATAATGCGGCCAAAACTCGGCATAGGACGCAATCCGTGCCATGCGCCCATGCTGATCGCCTCTGTCGAGCGGCGCAAGCCCAGTTCAGCGCCTGCCGAACAGCTTTTCGATATCGCTATGCGCCAGCTTCACCCAGGTCGGGCGGCCATGATTGCACTGGCCGGAATGAGGGGTAACCTCCATTTCCCGAAGCAACGCATTCATCTCCGCAACCGACAGGACACGGCCCGCCCGCACTGATCCGTGACACGCCATGGTGGCGGCCACATGATCGAGGCGCTCCTTCAACGACAGTGCCTGATCATGCGCAGCGAGTTCATCGGCCAGATCGCGAATCAGCCCCGCCACATCGCCTTGTCCCAACAGTGCAGGCGTCGCGCGTACCAGCATCGCCTGCGGGCCGAACCGCTCGACCTCCAACCCGAATTCGGCCAGTTCGGCGGCGCGCTCCTCCAGTCGGTCGCATGCGGGTTCGTCCAGTTCGACCACCTCGGGCAGCAACAGCGCCTGCGACCTCACACTGCCCGCAGCAATGGCGCCGCGCATCCGCTCAAGCACAAGCCGTTCATGTGCAGCATGCTGGTCGACGATCACCAGCCCATCCTCCGCCTCAGCAACGATATAGGTGCGGGCGACCTGTCCGCGCGCAACGCCGAGCGGATGCTGCACCGTGGCGGGCACCGGCATTGCCGCCGGCTCGGCGCGCGCGGCGGGCGGCGGCGACAGAAAGGTCGGCCGAACATCGCGGACGAGCCCGTCGCCCGCACCCGGCGTGATGGCCGGACCCCAGGCGAAATTCTGGGGCGCGGGGGCATATGCTGGCGCCATGGCGGGCTCCGCAGTCCAGTTCGTCATCGCACCGGCATCGGCGGCCTGCACCACCCGGTGACCCGCCTCATCCAGCGCACGCCGCAATCCGCTGACGATCAGCCCACGCACCAGCGCCGGATCACGAAAGCGCACTTCGGTCTTGGCCGGGTGGACGTTTACATCGACGTCGCTGGCCGGCACATCCAGAAACAGCGCCACAACGGCATGGCGATCGCGCGCCAGCATTTCGGCATAGGCGCCGCGCACCGCACCGACGAGCAGCTTGTCACGCACCGGGCGACCGTTAACGAACAGATATTGATGGTCCGCCACGCCGCGATTGAACGTCGGCAGACCCGCAACCCCGCCTAGCACATGGCCTGCCCGCTCCAGATCCACCGCGACCGAATTGTCCGCCAGCGCCCGGTCGGTCAGTGCGGCCACCCGCTCCGGCCGCGTCTCATCGGGCTGGACGGACAGGATGCGGCGACCGTCATGCTCCAGCGTAAAGCCGATTTCGGGCCGCGCCATTGCCAGTCGCCGCACCACGTCCAGACAGGCTGCATATTCCGACCGCGCGCTGCGCAGGAATTTGCGGCGCGCCGGTATCCTCTCGAACAAGCCATCCACGCGAACGCGTGTGCCGGGCGGAAGCGCCGCCGGCCCTTCCTCCACCAGCACGCCATTGTCGACGACGCGGCGCCAGCCATCGGCCCCCCGCACCCGGCTTTCGAGAGTCAGGCGCGCGACACTGGCGATCGACGGCAACGCTTCGCCGCGAAAACCGAGCGTTGCGACGCCTTCGATTGCGCCCGAATCCCATAGCGATTCGGGCAATTTGGACGTTGCGTGGCGCTCCAGCGCCAAGGCCATGGCTTCGGCATCCATGCCGCAGCCGTCATCGACGACCTCGATCCCCTCGACCCCGCCCCCCGACAAACGCACCGAAATTCGGCAAGCATTTGCATCTATTGCATTTTCGACCAGTTCCTTCAACGCGGAGGCGGGGCGTTCGACAACTTCCCCGGCGGCAATGCGGTTGATCAGGTGTGACGGCAGGCGGCGTATTGACATGACCCCGCTCCTAGCCCAAGCGGCAGCATCCCGCGACCCGCAACCGCCACCCCATATCCGGCGCTGGACTTCCAGCAGGCGGCGGGTTTCGGCTAGACGCTGCAGCATCCACGACCGTTCGCAATCCTGCGCGCGGCAAAGACGGGTTGGTCGATGATTTTCTCGCGCTTGTTCAAGTTCATGTCGCACGATATGGCGATCGACCTGGGGACGGCGAATACCGTCGTCTATCTTCGCGGACGCGGTGTCGTCCTCAACGAACCGTCGGTCGTGGCGGTCGAAACCCTGAACGGCGTCAAGAAGGTCAAGGCCGTCGGCGACGACGCCAAGCTGATGATGGGCAAGACCCCGGGCACGATCGAGGCGATCCGCCCGTTGCGTGACGGCGTCATTGCCGACATCGACGTCGCCGAACAGATGATTAAGCACTTCATCGAAAAGGTGCATGGCGGGCGCAAGTTCATCCGCTGGCCCCAGATCGTGATCTGCGTACCCTCCGGCTCGACAAGCGTCGAGCGCCGCGCGATCCGCGACGCGGCGTCCAACGCCGGTGCCAGCCAGGTTTTCCTGATCGAGGAACCGATGGCCGCCGCGATCGGTGCCGACATGCCCGTGACCGAACCGATCGGGTCGATGGTCGTCGATATCGGCGGCGGCACGACCGAAGTGGCGGTGCTGTCGCTGCGCGGCCTCGCCTACTCCACATCGGTGCGCGTCGGCGGCGACAAGATGGACGAAGCCATTGTCAGCTATGTCCGCCGCAACCACAATCTGTTGATCGGTGAAGCCACGGCGGAGCGGATCAAGCAGGAAGTCGGTTGCGCCAAGCCGCCGGTCGACGGCATCGGCGCAACGATCCACATCAAGGGTCGCGATCTGGTGAATGGCGTGCCCAAGGAAATCCAGATCAACCAGGGTCAGATTGCAGAGGCGCTTTCCGAACCCGTCGGCACCATTGTCGAGGGTGTTCGTATCGCGCTTGAGAACACCGCCCCCGAACTGGCCGCCGATATCGTTGATCAGGGCATCGTCCTGACCGGCGGTGGTGCGCTGCTTCAGGGCATTGACGAGGTGCTGCGCGACGAAACCGGCCTGCCGGTGACGATCGCTGAAGACCCGCTGACCTGCGTCGCACTGGGCACGGGCCGCGCGCTCGAGGATCCGATCTTCCGCGGCGTTCTGCTCGCCGTCTGATAAGGGGGGCGGGCGGATGGCGCCGCCACGCAAACGGCGTCCCGGCTTTTCCCGCCGGGCGCAGTTCGTGCTTTTCCTGGGTTATGTGTTCGCAACGCTGGGCGCGTTAGTGGGCGCGATCCTGCTTGTGCTGTCGATCCTGAACCCTCAGGCCTATATCGCAGCGCGCGGGATCTTGCGGGAAGTCACCACGCCCGTCTCCAGCGGCCTGCACTGGATCCGCCGCAGCATTGCGGACATTCCACCCGGCGTTGGTGGCTATTTCGGCGTGATGAGCGAAAACCGTCGCTTGAAGGCGCAGCGGATTGCCGAAGCCCGGCTGGTCGAGCAGGCGCGGCGACTGATCATCGAAAATATCCGGATGCGCCGCCTGCTTCAGTTGCGTGAACGTGAGGCGCAGACCGTGGTCGCGGCCCGGCTGGTCAATGCCAGCGGCAGCAGTACGCGGCGCTTTGCAACCCTGAACGCCGGCCTGTGGCAGGGGGTCCGCGCGGGCTATCCCGTGCGCGGGCCAGAGGGTCTGATCGGCCGCGTGCTGGAGGTCAGCCCCAATACCGCCCGGGTCCTGCTGGCCATCGATCCCGAAAGCATCATCCCCGTTCGCCGGGTGCGCGATGGCATGCCTGCCATTGCTACCGGTCGCGGCGACGGGTTGATCGAGGTGCGCGTGGCGGGCATCGCCAACATGCCCTATCGCGCCGGCGACGTGTTCGTGACCTCTGGCGCGGGCGGTATTTATCCGCCGGGTATTCCGGTCGCGCGTGTGCGCCGCAACGCGCGCGACACTGCCGAAGCGCGTCCGCTGGCCAACCCCGACATGCTCGATTTCGCGCTGGTCCAGCGCCCTTATCTGTTGCCGCCAGCACGGCCGGCCCCCCCGGCTGAGAACGGCGAGTGAGCGAGCCGCTGCGCTCCGCCTTTGCCGAGCCGGAGCCGCCGCGGCGCTCCCGCCGGATTGCACCGATCACCGTGGTGATCGGGTCGCTCATCACGCTGGCGCCGATGATCGCGACGGTGCCGTGGCTGCCACCGTTCGGCCTGATGATGCTGCTGGGCTGGCGCTTGCTGCGGGCCGATGTGCTTCGCGTCTGGGCCGCTGCGCCCCTGGGTCTGTTCGACGATCTGGTCAGCGGACAGCCCATCGGGAGTTCGATGCTGCTCTGGGGGGTGTCATATATCGCCATCGACGTGCTAGATACGCGGCTGGTGTCGCGTGATTTCTGGCAGGACTGGCTTTTGGCCGGCGGAGCAATCGGGTTTTGCCTGATTGCGGGTCGATTTATCGCGTCTCCCATCGGCGCGCATGTGGAAACCGTCCTGTTGCTTCAGATCACGCTTTCGATTGCTCTCTATCCGCTGATCGCACGGCTGTGCGCGGCGTTGGACCTTAAGGGGCGGCCATGAGCGGCCCCCAACGGTCGGTGACCGAGGCGGCACAGACCTTCACCTTTTCGCGCCGCGCCACAATGATCGGGTTGGCGCAAGCGGGTATTGGCACCATGCTGGCCGGGCGGATGGCGTGGCTGGCTGTCGCCGAAAACGAACGCTATCGGCTGCTGGCCGAAAGCAATCGGGTCAACCTGACGCTCATTCCACCCCGGCGCGGCTGGCTGGTCGACCGCTATGGGCACGCCATTGCCAACAATCGCACGGACTTTCGCATCGACCTTATCCCCGAGCGGATCGAGGACGAAGCGCGCGTGGTGGCGGATCTGGCCCGACTACTGAAGCTCAACCCCAATGAAGTTGAGCGCGTCTTGAAGGATTTGAAGGACGCGCGCGGCCTGCAACCTGTGCCCGTTGCAGAAAACCTTGATTGGGAGCGTTACGCCGCCGTAGTCGTTCGCCAGCCCGAACTGCCGGGCGTCGCGCCGACTCAGGGGTATGCCCGCAACTACCCTGCCGGAGCAGCCGTCGCGCATCTGATCGGCTATGTCGGCGCCGCGACTGCCGAGCAATACAAGGAAACGAAAGACCCGCTTTATCTCGCACCCGGTTTCAAACTAGGCAAGGATGGGCTTGAAAAGGCGCTGGAAAAGTCGCTTCGCGGCATTCCTGGCGCCAAGCGTGTCGAGGTGACTGCGCGCGGTCGCCCCGTTCGGGATCTGGAAACACGCCGCGACGTGCCCGGCGGCACGATCAAGCTGACCATCGACGCCGGGTTACAGGAATATGCCGCCCGGCGGCTGGGCGATGAATCCGGCTCGGCCGTCGTAATCGACGTTCACGATGGCTCGATCCTGGCAATGGCGTCGATGCCTGCCTTCGATCCGAACAGCTTCTCCGACGGCATCAGCCAGCTTGAATGGGACATGCTGAGCGGGGACGATCACCTGCCCTTGATGAACAAGGTGCTTCAGGGCCTGTATCCCCCCGGATCGACGTTCAAGCCGGCCACGGCGCTGGCAGCGCTTCGTGCGGGTGTCGATCCGGATCGGACGGTGCATTGCCCCGGCGGCTATCAGCTGGGCAACCGCTTCTTCCGCTGTCTGGGCCGCCACGGATCGGTCAACCTGCACCGCGCGATTGCCAAGAGCTGCAACACCTATTTCTACACCATGGGCCGCGAGGTTGGCATGGACGCCGTGGCCGAGGCCGCCCGCCAGCTGGGCCTCGGTGCCGAATATCCGCTTCCCTTCCCCTCGCAGCGTTATGGCACCGTGCCAGATCCCGCGTGGAAGCTGCGGAAATATGACCAGAAATGGACTCCGGCGGATACGCTGAACGCGTCCATCGGCCAGGGCTATATTCTGGCCAGCCCGTTGCAGTTGGCGGTACAGGCTTCGCGGATCGCGTCCGGGCGGGCACTGATGCCTCGTATCCTTGCGGACACGCCGATCGTCGCGCCGTCGCTGGATGTGACGCCAGAGCGGATGGCGCTGATCCGGTCCGGCATGGATGAAGTGGTGAATGGCGCGGGTACCGCGGTACGCAGCCGTTTGCGGCTGGATGGCATCCGCATGGGCGGCAAGACCGGTACCGCGCAGGTGCGCCGTATCGCCGGCGGTGCGCGCGGCGGCATGAACGTGCCCTGGAAATATCGCGACCATGGCCTGTTCATCGGCTTTGCGCCGGTGGACGCACCGCGTTACGCCGTTGCTGTCGTGATCGAACACGGTATGTCCGGATCGGGTGCCGCAGCCCCGGTCGCTCGCGATCTGCTCACCTATCTTTTCGATCGCAAACAGGCGCTGGAAACGCTGGAAGCGTTCGAGAAGCAATGGGGCGGCGACCTCACCACGCGAATGGCGGCCAAGGCCGAAGCGTACCGCATCGTGCGACAGGCACCGATCCCTATTGCCACCCCCTCCCCCCAGCCGGAGCCATCGCCGCCCGGGCCAGCTGCGACACCTTCGCCAAGGCCACCGGAATGAGGCTGTCCGAACTGGTCCCCGCGCCGATCGCGCAGCTGCCCTGGCATGTGTTGTTGCTGATCCTGGCGATTGGCGGGTTCGGGACGGTCGTCCTGTTCTCGGCGGCCGGCGGCAGCTTTACGCCATGGGCATGGTCACAGGGACTGCGGCTCGCGGTTTTCATGGGCATGGCGGTCGTACTCTCATGGATTCCGGGACGTTTCTGGGAGACGATCGCCCTGCCCGGCTATGCCATCACGCTGGTCGCACTGATCGCGGTCGAATTGCTGGGCGCGGTCGGCGGCGGCAGCCAGCGATGGCTGGATTTCGGGTTCATCCGCATCCAACCCTCCGAATTCATGAAACTGTTCATGGTGCTGGCCGCGGCACGTCTTTACGCGCTGCTTCCACCCAGTCAGGTGCGGCGCCTGAACGGCATCTGGCCGCCGGCACTGTTGATCGCCATGCCGGC
Above is a genomic segment from Sphingomonas sp. IW22 containing:
- a CDS encoding glycosyltransferase family 87 protein, with product MLEWLDDARLRRWRIASGGACAVVLIIWYLMAVGGRDLTGKQIGTDFVSFWTAARVTIIHGAAQAYDPATHGALQAAMFGVGQGYYAFFYPPPFLLLCLPLGLIDYGPALLLWLGMTGAAYLAVAARWLDWPLGRTLILALAFPAVLLNIGHGQNGFLTAALMGAGLMLLPRRPVVAGIVLGALVVKPHLAVLLPLAFALRGEWRAFVAMGASAAALCLISLIALGQDAWSGFLGGGQLARTTLETGLVSHAKMVSIFAAARVVGLSTLSSYLVHAAGAVAAVALIWRAARLRLLARDQNALLVAATLAASPFLLDYDLTLLAWPLAWLAVRGRDERFLPYEKAAMLTIFVAPLILRPLASAAAVPLAPVMTLGLLALCWRRAVLTASPYRHSRAASGR
- the fabG gene encoding 3-oxoacyl-[acyl-carrier-protein] reductase: MFDLTGMTALVTGASGGIGSAIAKALAGQGARLALSGSNADKLEAFRAELGGDHVALACNLSDGAAVDALVPQAVEALGGKLDILVNNAGVTRDNLLMRMKDDEWDQVIRVNLEAAFRLARAAARPMMKARFGRIVSITSVVGATGNPGQANYAASKAGLVGMSKAMAQELASRGITVNCVAPGFIRSAMTDVLPEAQKSALLGRIPAGDLGTGEDIGAAVVYLASREAGYITGQTLHVNGGMAML
- the fabD gene encoding ACP S-malonyltransferase yields the protein MRAFIFPGQGSQAVGMGRALAEASPYAREVFGEVDEALGQNLFRLMTEGPESDLTLTENAQPAIMANAIAVLRVLEKEGGVTLSDKADFVAGHSLGEYTALCAAGALDLATTARLLKRRGQAMQAAVPVGEGAMAALLGADREKAQAIADAAAEGDVCTIANDNDPSQVVISGARGAIERAVAIAKDHGAKRAVLLPVSAPFHCPLMQPAADVMEQALGAAPVQAPLVPVYANVTAAPVADPVVIRALLVEQVTGMVRWRESVLAMHEAGVAHFVELGGKVLSPMVKRIAPDATTASIIGMDDIEALLNAL
- a CDS encoding RcnB family protein, with amino-acid sequence MKKLMLAAVAASMVAAPTIASAAPQGYRVVKERPNRTVIVDRGRGYRERTVIRHNNARQWARGQRFDRRYANNYRQIDYRAYRNRGVYAPPRGYQWVQSGNDAVLVALASGLIGAVIGGAIR
- the rpsF gene encoding 30S ribosomal protein S6 gives rise to the protein MALYEHVFLARQDLAQAQVDALAENATKIVESMEGKVVKTETWGLRSLAYRIAKNRKAHYVMLEIDAPGEVVAELERQTQINEDVIRYMTVRVDAHEAGPTVMMRKGDRERRRDRDDRGDRGDRGDRGPRREREEGENN
- the rpsR gene encoding 30S ribosomal protein S18 — its product is MARPFFRRRKSCPFSAKDAPRIDYKDVRLLQGFVSERGKIVPSRITSVSAKKQRELAQAIKRARHLGLLPYVVK
- the rplI gene encoding 50S ribosomal protein L9, coding for MEIILLERVEKLGRIGDVVTVKDGFARNFLLPRKKALRANDANRRVFEANRERLEADNAARRTEAEGEAKSLDGVTVTLIRQASNVGQLYGSVAVRDLVEALESEGHKVTKSQVILDKPIKSIGLHEVRVALHPEVSVTVKVNVARSPEEAEMQAQGVDVMAAMFEKEESGFVEERDPNLEAGEIVREEEATEEPEA
- a CDS encoding Mpo1-like protein; translated protein: MARIASYAEFWPHYLREHARARTRRLHYVGTALTFVFAVVAVLAGGWWWAMVPLAGYGFAWFAHFRVERNRPATFSHPLWSLVSDYRMFFLWLFGRLDQHLRAAGVEPY
- the mutL gene encoding DNA mismatch repair endonuclease MutL, which codes for MSIRRLPSHLINRIAAGEVVERPASALKELVENAIDANACRISVRLSGGGVEGIEVVDDGCGMDAEAMALALERHATSKLPESLWDSGAIEGVATLGFRGEALPSIASVARLTLESRVRGADGWRRVVDNGVLVEEGPAALPPGTRVRVDGLFERIPARRKFLRSARSEYAACLDVVRRLAMARPEIGFTLEHDGRRILSVQPDETRPERVAALTDRALADNSVAVDLERAGHVLGGVAGLPTFNRGVADHQYLFVNGRPVRDKLLVGAVRGAYAEMLARDRHAVVALFLDVPASDVDVNVHPAKTEVRFRDPALVRGLIVSGLRRALDEAGHRVVQAADAGAMTNWTAEPAMAPAYAPAPQNFAWGPAITPGAGDGLVRDVRPTFLSPPPAARAEPAAMPVPATVQHPLGVARGQVARTYIVAEAEDGLVIVDQHAAHERLVLERMRGAIAAGSVRSQALLLPEVVELDEPACDRLEERAAELAEFGLEVERFGPQAMLVRATPALLGQGDVAGLIRDLADELAAHDQALSLKERLDHVAATMACHGSVRAGRVLSVAEMNALLREMEVTPHSGQCNHGRPTWVKLAHSDIEKLFGRR
- a CDS encoding rod shape-determining protein — encoded protein: MIFSRLFKFMSHDMAIDLGTANTVVYLRGRGVVLNEPSVVAVETLNGVKKVKAVGDDAKLMMGKTPGTIEAIRPLRDGVIADIDVAEQMIKHFIEKVHGGRKFIRWPQIVICVPSGSTSVERRAIRDAASNAGASQVFLIEEPMAAAIGADMPVTEPIGSMVVDIGGGTTEVAVLSLRGLAYSTSVRVGGDKMDEAIVSYVRRNHNLLIGEATAERIKQEVGCAKPPVDGIGATIHIKGRDLVNGVPKEIQINQGQIAEALSEPVGTIVEGVRIALENTAPELAADIVDQGIVLTGGGALLQGIDEVLRDETGLPVTIAEDPLTCVALGTGRALEDPIFRGVLLAV
- the mreC gene encoding rod shape-determining protein MreC; the protein is MAPPRKRRPGFSRRAQFVLFLGYVFATLGALVGAILLVLSILNPQAYIAARGILREVTTPVSSGLHWIRRSIADIPPGVGGYFGVMSENRRLKAQRIAEARLVEQARRLIIENIRMRRLLQLREREAQTVVAARLVNASGSSTRRFATLNAGLWQGVRAGYPVRGPEGLIGRVLEVSPNTARVLLAIDPESIIPVRRVRDGMPAIATGRGDGLIEVRVAGIANMPYRAGDVFVTSGAGGIYPPGIPVARVRRNARDTAEARPLANPDMLDFALVQRPYLLPPARPAPPAENGE
- the mreD gene encoding rod shape-determining protein MreD — its product is MSEPLRSAFAEPEPPRRSRRIAPITVVIGSLITLAPMIATVPWLPPFGLMMLLGWRLLRADVLRVWAAAPLGLFDDLVSGQPIGSSMLLWGVSYIAIDVLDTRLVSRDFWQDWLLAGGAIGFCLIAGRFIASPIGAHVETVLLLQITLSIALYPLIARLCAALDLKGRP